Proteins co-encoded in one Camelus bactrianus isolate YW-2024 breed Bactrian camel chromosome 6, ASM4877302v1, whole genome shotgun sequence genomic window:
- the LOC105074698 gene encoding retinol dehydrogenase 11, which produces MIRKALDPSWLRICCVSGARFNFSPHPGRARSLPVSPCPALDYISQKALLPALSYFTGACLGREASPRAPLGHLAQLEPHLPHCKMIGVLLLLFLPFLLYIAAPQIRKMLSSGVCTSTVQLPGKVAVVTGANTGVGKETAKELAKRGARVYLACRDVQKGELVAREIQTMTGNQEVLARKLDLADTKSIRTFAEGFLAEEKHLHILINNAGVMMCPYSKTADGFEMHMGVNHLGHFLLTHLLLEKLKESAPSRVVNVSSLAHHLGRIHFHNLQGEKFYNAGLAYCHSKLANILFTKELARRLKGSGVTAYSVHPGTVNSDLVRHSSVMRFFWLLFSFFFKTPQQGAQTSLYCALTEGLEILNGNHFSDCHVAWVSAQARNETVARRLWDVSCDLLGIPMD; this is translated from the exons ATGATCCGAAAGGCCCTAGATCCTAGCTGGTTGAGGATTTGTTGCGTATCTGGTGCGAGATTCAACTTCTCTCCGCATCCAGGAAGAGCACGCTCACTGCCTGTTAGCCCATGCCCAGCtttagactacatttcccagaaggcTCTACTCCCCGCGCTGTCGTACTTTACTGGGGCGTGTCTTGGAAGAGAAGCTAGTCCGCGAGCACCGCTGGGGCATCTCGCTCAGCTCGAGCCTCACCTGCCTCATTGCAAGATGATTGGGGTCCTGCTCCtgctcttccttccctttctcctgtaCATCGCTGCACCCCAAATCAG GAAAATGCTGTCCAGCGGGGTGTGTACATCAACCGTCCAGCTTCCTGGGAAGGTAGCTGTGGTCACTGGAGCCAACACAGGCGTCGGGAAGGAGACAGCCAAAGAGCTGGCTAAAAGAG GAGCCCGTGTATATTTAGCTTGTCGGGATGTGCAAAAGGGGGAATTGGTGGCCAGAGAGATCCAGACCATGACAGGGAACCAAGAGGTATTGGCGCGGAAACTGGACTTGGCTGATACGAAATCTATTCGAACCTTTGCTGAGGGCTTCCTAGCGG AGGAAAAGCATCTCCACATTTTGATCAACAATGCAGGAGTGATGATGTGTCCCTACTCCAAGACAGCAGATGGCTTTGAGATGCACATGGGAGTCAACCATTTAG GTCACTTCCTCCTGACCCATCTGCTGCTAGAGAAGCTGAAGGAATCAGCCCCATCAAGGGTAGTGAATGTGTCTTCCTTAGCACATCACCTGGGAAGGATCCACTTCCATAACCTGCAGGGTGAGAAATTCTACAATGCAGGTCTGGCGTACTGTCACAGCAAGTTAGCCAACATTCTCTTTACCAAGGAACTGGCCCGGAGACTAAAAG GCTCTGGCGTTACAGCGTACTCTGTACACCCTGGCACAGTCAACTCTGACTTGGTTCGGCACTCATCCGTCATGAGATTTTTTTGGctgcttttctccttcttcttcaagACCCCTCAGCAAGGAGCCCAGACCAGCCTCTACTGTGCCTTAACGGAAGGTCTTGAGATTCTAAATGGAAACCACTTCAG